In a genomic window of Bicyclus anynana chromosome 5, ilBicAnyn1.1, whole genome shotgun sequence:
- the LOC112052912 gene encoding pre-rRNA 2'-O-ribose RNA methyltransferase FTSJ3 produces the protein MGKKTKVGKQRKDKYYQLAKETGFRSRAAFKLIQLNRKFGFLQKSRVCIDLCAAPGGWMQVAHQNMPVSSIVIGVDLFPIKQVPGCISLTEDITTEKCKAAIKKEIKTWKADVVLHDGAPNVGLNWIHDAYQQSCLTLSAMKLASNFLREGGWFVTKVFRSKDYHALLWILKQFFKKVHATKPQASRNESSEIFVVCQGYIAPDSIDPKLLDPKHVFEDLGIIKKAQNSILHPEKQKKAKAEGYQENDYTTFHSMSVSDILEKDDHIEALQGCSEILIDDKEILNHPRTTSEIKECCKDIKVLGRKDVKALLSWLKHIKDWKASQTQKEETIEKKETTNVEETGTGEEKDEIEAEIAELQEEERKQSKRKRKQLNKQRQKLAEKMNLKMVLKGDDGPIMESHDMFSLADIKNREQLQMLIDQQPDIVVDAKDDSDDELKVKAKYVKYDVEASKLDSSGLFYKDSDSELEMESDSDNENEKESLAFSDSDNETKKIDKITKLNTLRNSKINKSQSIPKNNPLLTDLDNTDPVSKRSMKAELWFQKDSFKDIDEEDDEGVDLDKLAETYREKGKKVKDLPSEDSATKTTVKRKLDDTESSDDDTDSDYDVEDNVSPAANKSGAKTNNKDGFEVVAQDPELKRLKKSIKMDAQTLALGTMIATSKKFKRDLIDDGWNRYAFNDKNLPDWFVEDEKKHMKKEIIVPEKYTEEYKNRLQDINARPIKKVVEAKARKKKRMIKKMERAKKKVEAVMENADMSEREKSQQVRQLYKKAQTDGKKKITYVVAKKHTTAKRMKRPTGVKGQYKVVDPRMKKDLRAQKAKEKTKGRGKKAQRNKARPAKNKRAKTK, from the exons atgggaaaaaaaactaaagtaggTAAACAGCgaaaagataaatattatcaACTTGCAAAGGAAACAG GTTTTCGTTCTCGAGCTGCATTTAAGCTAATTCAATTAAATCGGAAGTTTGGTTTTCTTCAAAAGTCGCGAGTATGTATCGATCTGTGTGCTGCTCCCGGtggctggatgcaggtggcgcATCAGAACATGCCTGTCTCCAGTATAGTCATAGGTGTCGATTTATTTCCCATTAAACAAGTCCCTGGCTGTATTAGTCTTACAGAAGATATCACAACAGAAAAATGCAAAGCTGCGATTAAAAAGGAAATCAAAACATGGAAAGCTGACGTTGTTTTGCATGACGGAGCTCCTAATGTAGGTCTCAACTGGATACATGATGCTTACCAGCAGTCGTGCCTCACGCTGAGTGCAATGAAGTTGGCCTCCAACTTTTTACGAGAAGGAGGATGGTTTGTGACCAAAGTATTCAGATCTAAAGATTATCATGCCTTGTTGTGGATACTTAAGCAGTTCTTTAAAAAAGTTCACGCCACCAAGCCGCAGGCTTCTCGTAATGAGTCGTCAGaaatttttgttgtttgtcAAGGATACATTGCTCCTGACAGTATAGATCCTAAGCTATTGGATCCAAAACATGTATTTGAAGATTTGGGTATAATAAAGAAGGCACAAAATAGCATCTTGCATCCAGAAAAACAGAAGAAAGCTAAAGCAGAAGGGTATCAAGAAAATGATTACACAACCTTTCACAGCATGTCAGTCTCAGACATTTTGGAAAAAGATGACCATATAGAAGCACTTCAAGGATGTTCTGAG ATATTAATAGATGACAAGGAAATTTTAAATCACCCTAGAACCACAAGTGAAATTAAGGAGTGCTGTAAAGATATCAAAGTTCTTGGAAGGAAAGATGTAAAAGCTTTACTAAGCTGGCTAAAACATATTAAAGATTGGAAAGCATCACAAACACAAAAGgag GAAACTATAGAAAAGAAAGAGACTACAAATGTTGAAGAAACAGGTACAGGGGAGGAAAAGGATGAGATAGAAGCTGAAATAGCAGAACTGCAG gaagaagaaagaaagcaaTCAAAGAGAAAAAGAAAGCAACTTAACAAACAGCGACAAAAATTAGCTGAGAAAATGAATCTTAAAATGGTGCTGAAAGGTGATGATGGCCCTATTATGGAGAGTCATGATATGTTCAGTCTAGCTGATATCAAAAATCGTGAg caaCTTCAAATGCTTATTGATCAACAACCTGACATTGTGGTGGATGCCAAAgatgattctgatgatgaacTTAAAGTAAAAGCCAAGTATGTCAAATACGATGTGGAGGCGTCAAAGTTGGACTCCTCAGGACTTTTCTACAAAGACTCAGATAGTGAATTAGAAATGGAGTCAGATTCagataatgaaaatgaaaaagaatCTTTGG CCTTTTCAGATTCAGataatgaaactaaaaaaatagataaaataacaaagttgaATACATTACGAAATAGCAAGATTAACAAAAGTCAATCTATTCCTAAGAATAATCCTCTACTGACTGACCTAGACAATACTGACCCTGTCTCTAAAAGGTCAATGAAAGCTGAGCTCTGGTTTCAAAAGGACAGCTTTAAAGACATTGATGAGGAAGATGATGAAGGTGTTGATTTGGATAAATTAGCTGAAACATATAGAGAAAAAG GCAAGAAAGTTAAAGATCTGCCCTCAGAAGATTCTGCAACAAAAACTACTGTAAAGAGAAAACTTGATGATACAGAGAGTTCTGACGATGACACTGACAGTGATTATGATGTTGAAGACAATGTATCACCCGCTGCAAACAAATCAGGAGCAAAGACAAACAATAAGGATGGATTTGAAGTTGTTGCCCAAGATCCAG AACTAAAGAGATTGAAGAAGTCGATAAAGATGGACGCTCAAACGCTGGCCTTGGGCACAATGATAGCAACCTCGAAGAAGTTCAAGCGGGACCTCATTGACGACGGCTGGAATAGATATGCTTTCAATGACAAGAATTTACCCGATTGGTTTGTTGAAGATGAAAAGAAACACATGAAGAAAGAAATCATTGTACCTGAG aAATACACGGAAGAATACAAAAATAGATTACAAGATATAAACGCGAGGCCGATTAAGAAGGTGGTCGAAGCGAAGGCGAGGAAGAAGAAGCGCATGATCAAAAAAATGGAGCGCGCAAAGAAGAAGGTGGAAGCGGTGATGGAGAACGCTGACATGTCGGAACGGGAGAAGTCACAACAAGTGCGACAGTTGTATAAGAAGGCGCAAACTGACGGCAAGAAGAAGATTACATACGTTGTAGCGAAGAAGCACACCACAGCGAAACGTATGAAACGACCGACCGGCGTCAAGGGACAGTACAA
- the LOC112052921 gene encoding bax inhibitor 1 encodes MTPNIQTFINSFQNRLESPVRQHLKNVYGTLMMTCGAASAGVYVDMYTRFQAGILSAIAGAALMLMLIATPDNGKNTKLRLGYLLGFGLTTGMGLGPLLEYVSIIDPAIIVTALLGTTLVFVCFSIAAMLGERGSWLFLGGPLMTLIASMSLMTLANLFMQSFILSQVHIYLGLMVMCGFVLFDTQLIIEKRRMGNKDFVQHALELFIDFVGMFRRLLIILTQKEENNRRRRRD; translated from the exons ATGactccaaacatccaaacgttCATCAATAGTTTCCAAAATCGACT GGAATCGCCAGTACGCCAACATCTGAAAAATGTTTATGGTACTCTAATGATGACCTGTGGAGCTGCATCAGCTGGAGTGTATGTGGACATGTACACAAGGTTCCAAGCTGGCATACTATCGGCAATTGCTGGTGCAGCTCTCATGTTGATGCTTATCGCTACACCTGATAATGGCAAGAATACTAAATTGAGACTTGGCTACCTTTTGGGATTTGGTTTAACAACAG GAATGGGATTGGGGCCATTATTGGAATATGTCAGCATTATTGATCCGGCTATAATTGTCACAGCTCTGTTAGGCACCACTTtggtgtttgtttgtttctcaaTTGCTGCCATGTTGGGTGAGCGAGGCAGCTGGCTATTCTTGGGTGGACCTCTAATGACATTGATTGCTTCCATGTCACTTATGACGTTGGCTAATCTATTCATGCAATCATTCATTCTTAGCCAG GTTCATATTTACCTTGGTTTGATGGTCATGTGTGGTTTTGTATTGTTTGACACACAACTTATCATTGAGAAGCGCAGGATGGGCAACAAGGACTTCGTACAACATGCCTTGGAATTGTTCATTGATTTTGTTGGAATGTTCCGCAGACTCCTTATTATCTTAACGCAAAAA gaGGAAAATAACCGTCGCCGTAGACGTGATTAG